One stretch of Halichoerus grypus chromosome 8, mHalGry1.hap1.1, whole genome shotgun sequence DNA includes these proteins:
- the LOC118525959 gene encoding olfactory receptor 4K2-like, which translates to MEGFNHSRVSEFVLLGLTDSPELQTFFFVIFSVFYLITMLGNGLILLTVLSTPHLHSPMYFLLSNLSLIDMCLSSFATPKMIMDFFAEHKTISFEGCISQIFFLHLFTGTEIVLLISMSFDRYIARCKPLHYSTIMSQRVCVGLVVTSWTVGFLHTMSQLAFTLYLPFCGPNVVDSFFCDLPLVIQLACIDIYVLGIFMISTSGVIALGSFLLLLTSYIIVLVTIKDHSSTGTSKAFSTCTAHFIVVLMFFGPCIFIYVWPFTNFLVDKVLSVFYTMFTPFLNPLIYTLRNQEVKTAVKKKLNNQNLNLGKTTPRYPVQ; encoded by the coding sequence ATGGAGGGGTTCAACCACTCTAGAGTGTCTGAATTTGTGTTACTTGGACTTACTGattctcctgagctccagacttttttctttgtaatcttttctgttttctatttgatAACTATGTTGGGCAACGGCCTGATTTTGCTCACAGTTCTATCCACCCCACACCTTCACTCCCCTATGTATTTCCTCCTCAGCAACCTGTCTCTCATTGACATGTGCCTGTCCTCCTTTGCCACTCCAAAGATGATCATGGACTTCTTTGCTGAGCATAAGACCATCTCCTTTGAGGGCTGCATTTCCCAGATCTTCTTTTTGCACCTCTTCACTGGGACTGAGATTGTGCTGCTGATCTCCATGTCTTTTGACAGGTACATTGCCAGATGCAAACCTCTCCATTATTCAACAATTATGAGCCAAAGAGTGTGTGTTGGGCTTGTGGTAACCTCTTGGACAGTGGGCTTCCTGCATACAATGAGCCAGTTAGCTTTTACCCTCTATTTACCCTTCTGTGGTCCCAATGTTGTAGACAGTTTCTTCTGTGACCTTCCTTTGGTCATCCAGCTTGCttgtatagatatatatgttCTTGGAATCTTCATGATCTCTACCAGTGGTGTGATTGCTCTTGGAAGTTTTCTGCTTTTGCTCACCTCCTATATCATTGTTCTTGTCACAATCAAGGACCATTCCTCTACAGGAACATCTAAGGCTTTTTCTACCTGCACTGCACATTTCATAGTTGTGTTAATGTTCTTTGGGCCCTGCATCTTTATCTATGTGTGGCCTTTCACCAACTTCCTGGTAGACAAAGTTCTGTCTGTTTTCTATACCATGTTCACCCCCTTTCTGAATCCACTTATCTACACCTTGAGAAATCAGGAAGTGAAGACAGCTGTGAAGAAGAAACTAAATAATCAAAACTTGAATCTTGGGAAAACTACTCCAAGATACCCAGTGCAATGA